In Eschrichtius robustus isolate mEscRob2 chromosome 11, mEscRob2.pri, whole genome shotgun sequence, the following proteins share a genomic window:
- the LOC137772246 gene encoding follitropin subunit beta-like — protein sequence MSSGMITRLKSYLTKHKQVAAPLPRRGPAANYNASLEKCFQQVLAEAECDAQDEVSSFCFLFCCWRAMCCSSCELTNIIITVEKEECGLCKSINTMWCAGYCYTQDLVYKDPARPNIQKTCTFKELVYETVKVPGCAHHADSLYTYPVASECHCGKCDSDSTDCTVRGLGPSYCSLSEIKE from the exons ATGTCCTCTGGGATGATCACTCGGTTGAAAAGTTACTTGACCAAACACAAGCAGGTGGCAGCCCCACTGCCCAGAAGGGGGCCAGCTGCTAATTACAacgcctctctggagaagtgctTCCAACA AGTGCTTGCTGAAGCTGAATGTGATG CCCAGGATGAAGTCAGTAGTTTTTGCTTCCTTTTCTGTTGTTGGAGAGCAATGTGCTGCAGTAGCTGTGAGCTAACCAACATTATCATCACAGTAGAGAAAGAGGAATGTGGTCTCTGTAAAAGCATCAACACCATGTGGTGTGCGGGCTACTGCTATACCCAG GATCTAGTGTACAAGGATCCAGCCAGGCCCAACATCCAGAAAACATGTACCTTCAAGGAGCTGGTGTATGAGACGGTCAAAGTGCCTGGCTGTGCTCACCACGCAGACTCCCTGTATACGTACCCAGTAGCCTCTGAATGTCACTGTGGCAAGTGTGACAGCGACAGCACTGACTGCACCGTGCGAGGCCTGGGGCCCAGCTACTGCTCGCTCAGTGAAATCAAAGAATAA